The genome window TGATGAAGATTGGCAGattcaggaggaaaacagaTTGTGTGAAGgtgtttttccattgttttttgtaTCACACATGATTATTTCAGAGAGTTATTTTCCAAGTCAAAGTTGCAGTGGTGGTTGAAAATGTATACGCAGCGCTCTGAATTTGTGGTGTGTTCAAATAAAGTTGTGTGAAAGATGCAATAATGAAACTTCGAGAGATTAGACCCTCTACTGTTCTATACACGTTGTTCTTTGGGATGTGCAGGTGGAACAAATGAACTGACGTTTGTTTTCTCTCAAGTTAAAGGATTTATCATCTCAGCGATATGAAGTTAAGCTCCCAGCTGGTGTTCCTCAGGGCAAAGCTGATCCCAGAGATGCTCTCTACACCACTGAATACCAGCCTGACCCATTTGGCTTCATAGTGCGGCGAAAATCCAGTGGAAGGGTGATGTGagttcttcttttctgttttaatctATATATGATCCATTTTATAAATGGCACCATAGCAACATGTATAACCTGACCTACGTCTGTCATCATCAACAACTTACTTATTTTTGCTAAGTTTGTACTTATTCACACTGTTACAGTACCAtctgcatgcatacatacagttCAGTTAATACAGTTAAagtagtgttttattttcctttgacATTCATAATGTATATTTGAATGTAATTTCTGACAGTTGTAATGTAGGACTACAAATGTCAGTGGTGGAGGTGTGGAGTGGTTGTTCTACTTTTGTGTATTCATTTTAGTACATttgtagattttatttttacgatttgcacacacagtatatattcaCAATGTGTATAGGGTCAGTGGCCACTTTATAAGGTACAGTTTTGActgacactgtcagagaggtCTTAGTGTAACTTTATCTTTGTTGTTGAGGTTGTagtttgcaggtgtgttgagCTGGACTGCATCAGATAGAAATGTATTTTGAATGTTTCGCCTCGTTTAGTGAGGGGGGCACTGTGACCTCAGTAATAGACATATAGACAAATAAACTACTATCAGAACGTTTTAATGAAGACGTGCCATGATAAGCTTCATAAAGGAACAATATGTGGCAGAGCTGTTGAACTGGATTGCATTATATTATACAGGTGttcctaataaagtggccaaGGAGTGTATTAACTTCACTTTTGATATTGAGCATCTTTTGGCACAAAAAGTCCTCTTATTTTATAATACGAGTCTTGGATAACACAACATGCTGTGATGGTTTTCTTCCTCACGATCATCgtgttgtgcatgtttgtctgtcCTCCATGTCTCTTCTGTCCAGCGTGAACACCACAGtcgctcctctgctgtttgctgaccaGTACCTGCAGCTGTCCACTGCTCTGGCCTCTTCCCTGGTGTCTGGCCTCGGGGAGCACTACACTTCCCTCCTCCTGGACCTTAACTGGACTTCTCTGACTCTCTGGAACAGAGACATGGCGCCTCATGTGAGTCTGTTGCAGTGGTTCCCAGCCTGAGGGTCGGGACCCCTCCAGGGGTcacaaggaaaataaaaaaaacaatcctactgcataaattgttttttaatattttttttcaaaaacctaaataaaacaaaactcagTGTGAAGAGGGAACATTGTTCTGTGGCTCACCTGCTCACAATTCAAAGAAATATAACCTTTGACAAGGGATTGCAAGTAGTCATTTCCTTGCTTTAAAGGTTAGTATCTATGAGACATACTTAAGTCTATCAAGCAGTCCCTACAGATAAGTCCTGTGGTGGCAATTTCTGTTCAAtagagcacaaaaacaaatcttcaGCATCTGCTGATGGTCTCACAGCAGTCAAATGAATGAGCTGAGCGAGTGAGCAAAGAACACCTGACTTGTCAGTGTTTAATACACACTGACGACTGCAAGGTCACAGAGAGCAGGTGAGCTGTACAATATCTTAACTGGTACAAAAACAGCTTCTCGCAAGACAGTCAGAGCAATTCAGCCCATCCGATCGTGTCTTGTCTTATGCCCACAGTTTGCTGTTTGCAGAgatataaaatgtatttgaagaGGAGTGAAACATAAGGCTTCCTCACATTTACTGCTTGGCCACTctgacaaaatgtacaaaaatgaatgagGTCCAGAAATTTCCATTACAGTCCTCATTAAGCTTTTGTCATTAACTACGTCTTTCCTGTTGTTAATGGAAATATTGACACTTATCTCTCTGCAGGCTGATGCTAACCTCTATGGCTCCCACCCATTCTACATAGTACAGGAGGAGGACGGCTTTGCACATGGAGTTTTCCTTCTCAACAGCAATGCAATCGGTACAGAGCTGTCTGTTCCaataagacacacacagcatcccgctgacttattttttttttccctttttggcCCTCAGTTTCTGCATGGAATAATTTTTTTCTATGCTTATTTTTGCCAAATATCTTTCCAAATGTCTGTGTAGAGGTGATGTTGCAGCCAACCCCCGCCCTCACCTGGGTGGCTGTCGGAGGAATCCTGGACCTGTACGTTTTCTTGGGGCCTGACCCTCAAAGTGTTATACGGCAATACCTCCAGGTCATTGGTACGTAGCAAGAGCAACAGGCATATTGTATGTGCatgccaaaaaaagaaatgtgtagTTTTAAGTGGAAAACCTGTAAAATTTTTACAggttatttatatttatttgaagGATCCCTGAGGAAACCTGGAATAGAAAGGATGTATTATATCTATCCCTAGGGTCTCCTATGATGCCTCCCTATTGGTCACTGGGCTTTCATCTGTGTCGCTGGGGTTACACCACCACTAATACAACCCGGCATGTGGCGCAACGCATGCACAATGCAAACTTTCCCATGGTAAATAAAGCACTCACAGAGCTCTCTGAAATGGAAATAATGATTGAGGCACATGGGACATTTTTCGTATATATGTCCATTTATTACGTGCAAATTTGAATGTGTGAAAACTTAATTTGAACACATCAGCACTGGATGATGCTGACATCCAGTTGCACTCCTCATTGAATTACTTACTGTTTTTCCAACCCCAGGATGTGCAGTGGAATGATCTGGACTATGCAGATAAGCGCAGGGTATTCACCTTTGACCCCTGGCGATTCGGGGACCTCCCAGAGATGGTGGAGGAGTTCCACAATCGAGGCATGAAGTACATCCTGATCTTGGTGTGCCATCTTTAACTTTATAAAACCTCGCCAACTGCTGATGCTgattaaactaaactaaatgttTAAGCATTTAATccaaaatagaaaaaacacatgcacaaaattCATTGGTTTAAACTCCTTGTAGTATTATGTAATTCTCTAAATGATCATATGTAATCATGAACAATGTTTTTCCAGTAGATGGCGACAAAACGTTCCTAACTTGTGCCTGAGTGTGAGTTTTTTGCCTCAGGACCCTGGGatcagcagcaccagcccccCTGGAACATACTCGCCCTTTGATGATGGACTCAAACGAGACGTCTTCATTAAAAATGCCACAGGACACATCCTCATAGGGAAGGTTAGACTTCTTTTTTGGGGAGTGGCGtatgcttttctttctcattgtGATCTTCTGTATGTTTTGCACATTCCCATATTGTGTATCCAGGTTTGGCCGGGCCTGACAGCCTTCCCCGACTTCACCAACCCAGAGACCAGACGCTGGTGGGAGGACTGCATCAGAGATTTTCATTCTAAAGTGCCTGTGGATGGTCTGTGGATTGTGagtatttacacacacacgcacacacacacacgcagtatgGAAGCCCATAGGGGActtaattaaaatgataatgtCATTCCACAATTTTCCATTTACTTATGTGTTTTTTGggtcaaaatgaaaatgcaataatCCAATATGCCTTCTCATTTTCATGACCATattaaaattgaaatgaaaatgacattaGACTTTTAATTTTCAAAGACTTAACCTGCTCTAAAATGGACAATATAATGTCATACGTCATTTTCTAGCAACTTGAACAGCCTCTGATCCCATCATTAAGACATCAGGCGTgtcagtttttcatttctgaaacaTGTACatggttttgtggttttgtgtttagtttgtttgtCGCCTTAGAATCACATAAAGAGTGTTTTatcctctgttgtttctctcCCAACGCTCCGCCCAGGATATGAATGAACCAGCCAGTTTTGTGCAGGGCTCAGTGGAGGGCTGTCCTGACAGTGATCTCGAGAACCCACCCTACACACCCAGTGAGTGTCCTGGATCAGAGTCGCACCTTAGTAGCATTTTAAGGCATGCAAACATTATTGATTTTACATTTCTAGTCAGTTTATATATTGAAGTATGTTATGTTTACATAACATACTTCACTTGTATGTTGTGATGCACTTATTTGTagcctgtgtgtctctctggccGCTACACATGCAGGGGTGGTCGGAGGCCAGTTGAACTCAGGAACCATTTGTATGTCGGCTCTGCAGAAGCTGTCCACTCACTACAACCTGCACAACATGTACGGACTGACAGAAGCCTATGCCACGCACAGGTTAGACCATGCAGCCATCAGATGCAGTTTGCACAGAGCTGAGTCATTTCGCTGTTTGACACTACAGCCAAACTCTTCTCAACTCTCTGTGTAAATGCATACATAGAGAGAGCAAACAGGATATAGAGTTTATTTCAATTGTAACATTTCCGTGAAgcacaatgaaatgaataagAGCTAAGTTAATAGCAGCAATAAGCAAAATGACCATTTTATACAAGCCAGTATCTGTATAGGACAGCTATAACATGTTTTTACCACCTTGTCATACAGCTCAATGTGTTGTGTGAGCAAAACATAGTGGAAGTCATGGTTACAGCTCGTGGAAGTTTGAATTGCTCTTtctagtgtgtgtttattggttAAAAATGAGTCTACTATAGGCGCCACAGAATATATGGACCAAGCTGTtctttggcttttgtttgtactgtacaCTGTATTCACCCCATGGTGGGCTGCCATCCGCAGCGCTCTTATGAAGGTTCGAGGGAAGAGACCCTTCGTCCTGTCTCGCTCCTCCTACCCTGGCATCGGACGCTTCTCTGGGGTGTGGACAGGTGACGTCAGGAGCGACTGGGAGCAGCTTCGATACTCCATCCCTGGTGAGGAGACGTAGTTTCTCAGGGGTCATAAAACTGTGTCGTTATTACATTTTCACGGATACTTGAATGCACGTGGTTCCTTAGTGGTGAGACCTTTTCTGAAGTGACCACACCTGTGACCACCTGTGCCCCCCTTCCAGCAGTGCTGCAGTTCAGCCTGTTTGGGGTTGCCCTTGTGGGGGCGGACATCTGTGGCTTTGGAGGCAACACCACGGAGGAGCTGTGTGTGCGATGGATGCAGCTTGGGGCCTTCTACCCATTTATGAGAAACCACAATGACCGGGCAAATGCTGTGAGACCAAgacactgtgttttgttttgtttttaaggaTGTAGGGGTCtgcactgtatgtttttttcattgtgtctaGAGCAGTCCATCTGTTTCATGTATAATGAATAGAGGTAACTCTATATCttctcactgtctgtgtgtttctatgtgtgtgtgtgtcccacagCCTCAGGAGCCCTATGTATTTGGGCAGAAGGCCCAGGCAGCCATGAGGAGTGTGTTGAACCTTCGTTACTCCCTTCTCCCGTTCCTCTACACACTCTTCCATCATGCACACACCTCTGCTGACACCGTGGCCCGGCCTCTCTTCATGGAGTGTGTGTCCTACTATTGTTCAATGTAAATGAAGCGATTCTGACCACATGCTCCACTTTCTATAACTATCTTCTTTTCCTGTCCCGCTTAGGTTTCCCACTGACCCGAACAGCCAGACCATAGACAGACAGTTCCTGTGGGGGAGTTCGCTTCTCATTAGCCCAGTCTTAGAGCAAGGGGCAGCAGAGCTGGCCACTTACCTGCCCCCTGGCACTTGGTACAGCCTGCACAATGTGAGTCGTGACCCTACACCACAATCTCGCAATAAAACTGGCACATGAGCCTGAAGCCAAAATTCATCATTTAAGTTATAAtcgttttttctttgtgtctctgtggtaaCGTGGTCACctggttgtttgtgttttgctttctaGGGTCAGCCTTTCTACAGTAAGGGTCAATACCTGCTCTTGGCAGCTCCTCTGGACACCATCAACATCCATGTGAGGGAGGGACACATCATCCCCCGGCAGGTGGGGAACCTGCCCGTATGCGGCTCATTTTGTGCGCTTGGCACGTTCTGTGTCATTTTTGGTTCACTAAGTGAGAGAATGTGGTAGATGAATTATTGATACAATGTTTGAGGATGAGAAAAACCCACAATACATAATTGAAACAGGTGATAAAAGTACTTAGAAGTCCTACTTACGATTTCTACCTCAATTTAGCTGAATCATGTTTGAAGCTGGTGATTTAAACAGGCAGTGATCACCAGTGACTGtgtaaatcaaacaaatatTACAGTTTGCGGTCCTCAGTGCGGACCTGTTCACACTGTTTGGTCTGGTAATAGATCCAGTTTCTTGGCAGAAGACGGAAATTTAGGCCCAGTTGATATATATTGTTGAATAATTTCTAGTGGACGTTTTTCATTGGACATTTGCATCTTATAAACAGAATTGTTACCACTTTATTTGAGCATTAAcctcagttttcagtgaaacGGCTGTTTCATCAGGTGTTGTACTGGGTTGTGTTGAAGTGTAACTACCATGACATCCTGACTCACGTCTCAAAATTTAAAATGACGTTAAACAAAGTTTCTTTGACTCGTCTTTACTTGTTAAGGAGCCTGCTTTGACAACCACAGCCACGCGCAGAAACCCTTTCTTCCTGACGGTGGCGCTATCAGCAGGAG of Chelmon rostratus isolate fCheRos1 chromosome 17, fCheRos1.pri, whole genome shotgun sequence contains these proteins:
- the gaa gene encoding lysosomal alpha-glucosidase isoform X2, which produces MGLLANFTVAVLLLASALSTCLYLSTHGGRLVRSVYATQSKTKAREMLVFNNPAKAQNSSDETGGGRPGGSREPDIPRDSKCTTAPESRFDCGRDRVLSQRQCEERGCCYAPLPDSAGPPWCFYPTLYPGYKMGPFTPTTRGQAATLTRTTSSYLPRDIPTLHLEVIEETAGCLHLTLKDLSSQRYEVKLPAGVPQGKADPRDALYTTEYQPDPFGFIVRRKSSGRVIVNTTVAPLLFADQYLQLSTALASSLVSGLGEHYTSLLLDLNWTSLTLWNRDMAPHADANLYGSHPFYIVQEEDGFAHGVFLLNSNAIEVMLQPTPALTWVAVGGILDLYVFLGPDPQSVIRQYLQVIGSPMMPPYWSLGFHLCRWGYTTTNTTRHVAQRMHNANFPMDVQWNDLDYADKRRVFTFDPWRFGDLPEMVEEFHNRGMKYILILDPGISSTSPPGTYSPFDDGLKRDVFIKNATGHILIGKVRLLFWGVAYAFLSHCDLLYVLHIPILCIQVWPGLTAFPDFTNPETRRWWEDCIRDFHSKVPVDGLWIDMNEPASFVQGSVEGCPDSDLENPPYTPRVVGGQLNSGTICMSALQKLSTHYNLHNMYGLTEAYATHSALMKVRGKRPFVLSRSSYPGIGRFSGVWTGDVRSDWEQLRYSIPVLQFSLFGVALVGADICGFGGNTTEELCVRWMQLGAFYPFMRNHNDRANAPQEPYVFGQKAQAAMRSVLNLRYSLLPFLYTLFHHAHTSADTVARPLFMEFPTDPNSQTIDRQFLWGSSLLISPVLEQGAAELATYLPPGTWYSLHNGQPFYSKGQYLLLAAPLDTINIHVREGHIIPRQEPALTTTATRRNPFFLTVALSAGGWAHGDLFWDDGDSLDTFEMGSYCYVIFIAGQSQVVSDPLKLNGALAGLVLGGLQVFGVPSPPLYVLANGDKVRDFTYRSDTKVLTVTSLALPMSEVFTVQWAL
- the gaa gene encoding lysosomal alpha-glucosidase isoform X1, encoding MGLLANFTVAVLLLASALSTCLYLSTHGGRLVRSVYATQSKTKAREMLVFNNPAKAQNSSDETGGGRPGGSREPDIPRDSKCTTAPESRFDCGRDRVLSQRQCEERGCCYAPLPDSAGPPWCFYPTLYPGYKMGPFTPTTRGQAATLTRTTSSYLPRDIPTLHLEVIEETAGCLHLTLKDLSSQRYEVKLPAGVPQGKADPRDALYTTEYQPDPFGFIVRRKSSGRVIVNTTVAPLLFADQYLQLSTALASSLVSGLGEHYTSLLLDLNWTSLTLWNRDMAPHADANLYGSHPFYIVQEEDGFAHGVFLLNSNAIEVMLQPTPALTWVAVGGILDLYVFLGPDPQSVIRQYLQVIGSPMMPPYWSLGFHLCRWGYTTTNTTRHVAQRMHNANFPMDVQWNDLDYADKRRVFTFDPWRFGDLPEMVEEFHNRGMKYILILDPGISSTSPPGTYSPFDDGLKRDVFIKNATGHILIGKVRLLFWGVAYAFLSHCDLLYVLHIPILCIQVWPGLTAFPDFTNPETRRWWEDCIRDFHSKVPVDGLWIDMNEPASFVQGSVEGCPDSDLENPPYTPRVVGGQLNSGTICMSALQKLSTHYNLHNMYGLTEAYATHSALMKVRGKRPFVLSRSSYPGIGRFSGVWTGDVRSDWEQLRYSIPAVLQFSLFGVALVGADICGFGGNTTEELCVRWMQLGAFYPFMRNHNDRANAPQEPYVFGQKAQAAMRSVLNLRYSLLPFLYTLFHHAHTSADTVARPLFMEFPTDPNSQTIDRQFLWGSSLLISPVLEQGAAELATYLPPGTWYSLHNGQPFYSKGQYLLLAAPLDTINIHVREGHIIPRQEPALTTTATRRNPFFLTVALSAGGWAHGDLFWDDGDSLDTFEMGSYCYVIFIAGQSQVVSDPLKLNGALAGLVLGGLQVFGVPSPPLYVLANGDKVRDFTYRSDTKVLTVTSLALPMSEVFTVQWAL
- the gaa gene encoding lysosomal alpha-glucosidase isoform X3, which codes for MGLLANFTVAVLLLASALSTCLYLSTHGGRLVRSVYATQSKTKAREMLVFNNPAKAQNSSDETGGGRPGGSREPDIPRDSKCTTAPESRFDCGRDRVLSQRQCEERGCCYAPLPDSAGPPWCFYPTLYPGYKMGPFTPTTRGQAATLTRTTSSYLPRDIPTLHLEVIEETAGCLHLTLKDLSSQRYEVKLPAGVPQGKADPRDALYTTEYQPDPFGFIVRRKSSGRVIVNTTVAPLLFADQYLQLSTALASSLVSGLGEHYTSLLLDLNWTSLTLWNRDMAPHADANLYGSHPFYIVQEEDGFAHGVFLLNSNAIEVMLQPTPALTWVAVGGILDLYVFLGPDPQSVIRQYLQVIGSPMMPPYWSLGFHLCRWGYTTTNTTRHVAQRMHNANFPMDVQWNDLDYADKRRVFTFDPWRFGDLPEMVEEFHNRGMKYILILDPGISSTSPPGTYSPFDDGLKRDVFIKNATGHILIGKVWPGLTAFPDFTNPETRRWWEDCIRDFHSKVPVDGLWIDMNEPASFVQGSVEGCPDSDLENPPYTPRVVGGQLNSGTICMSALQKLSTHYNLHNMYGLTEAYATHSALMKVRGKRPFVLSRSSYPGIGRFSGVWTGDVRSDWEQLRYSIPAVLQFSLFGVALVGADICGFGGNTTEELCVRWMQLGAFYPFMRNHNDRANAPQEPYVFGQKAQAAMRSVLNLRYSLLPFLYTLFHHAHTSADTVARPLFMEFPTDPNSQTIDRQFLWGSSLLISPVLEQGAAELATYLPPGTWYSLHNGQPFYSKGQYLLLAAPLDTINIHVREGHIIPRQEPALTTTATRRNPFFLTVALSAGGWAHGDLFWDDGDSLDTFEMGSYCYVIFIAGQSQVVSDPLKLNGALAGLVLGGLQVFGVPSPPLYVLANGDKVRDFTYRSDTKVLTVTSLALPMSEVFTVQWAL